A window from Vulcanimicrobium alpinum encodes these proteins:
- a CDS encoding thymidine kinase — protein sequence MAKLYFRYSAMNAGKSTALLQVAHNYEEHGRVVRLFTSAIDHRYGVGIITSRLGPQRKVEVFDEVMDFYALLAQAQELSCVLLDEAQFLTPEQVRQLHRAAHVLGIPVMCYGIRSDFRGEPFPGSAYLLTLADSIEEIKTICACGKKATFNVRIDEYGKRIVEGEQIAIEGDVRYIQQCAQCFYLHRVPPLFDLT from the coding sequence ATGGCGAAGCTCTACTTTCGATATTCCGCGATGAACGCCGGGAAATCGACCGCGCTGCTTCAAGTCGCGCACAACTACGAAGAACACGGACGGGTCGTGCGCCTGTTCACTTCGGCGATCGATCACCGCTACGGCGTCGGGATCATCACGTCGCGCCTGGGGCCGCAGCGCAAAGTCGAGGTATTCGACGAGGTCATGGATTTCTACGCGCTGCTTGCCCAAGCGCAGGAGCTCTCGTGCGTCCTGCTCGACGAAGCGCAGTTCCTCACTCCGGAACAGGTGCGCCAGCTGCACCGCGCCGCGCACGTCCTCGGCATCCCGGTGATGTGCTACGGGATTCGCAGCGACTTTCGCGGCGAACCGTTCCCCGGCTCGGCGTACCTCCTCACGCTTGCCGACAGCATCGAGGAGATCAAGACGATCTGCGCCTGCGGGAAGAAAGCAACGTTCAACGTGCGCATCGACGAGTACGGCAAGCGGATCGTCGAGGGCGAGCAGATCGCGATCGAAGGCGACGTGCGCTACATCCAGCAGTGCGCGCAGTGCTTCTACCTGCATCGCGTTCCGCCGCTCTTCGACCTCACCTGA
- a CDS encoding M16 family metallopeptidase, with amino-acid sequence MTIRRFRFAFLLCVFTGALTGQAPSAPATDVVHATLRNGMGVVIVRNAIAPAVSTEMTYLVGSRDDPAGVPGMAHAQEHMMFRGTRNLSTSELGTIATALGGSFNAATSDTLTQYQFNVPREDLDAILRIESDRMREVLDAQDQWQNERGAIEQEVLRDESTPGADFFRDAQRIAYDGTPYGHEGVGTKSAFDRLTGPQIKAFWERWYAPNNALLVIAGDVDPARALEQIRARFESIPARTIASHAAAHLKPVPRTVLKRTTTLIYPLAAVGFRMPGLNDADFLASFVLQGILGAERGPLHALRDTGQALDAGWTSFPYVPEAQLAFATAALPPGADPSAMTEKLQSILTGYAKRGVPRELFETTKRHLIADQEQSRNSIEALASDWSTTIALDREPSIAHEQDLIAKVTLDEVDRVARTYLDPRHAIVGALTPSASASRTDAPTPPQRGPENLLAAQPPVTHLPSWAEDAIHHVDVTPSSLAPTRTTLPNGLTLIVQPETISDSVFVYGRVKSNPDLEEPAGKEGVSAVLDAMFPYGTRTQDRIGFQRALDDADSNAVAGSGFGLQTTSKQFARGVALLAQNQLQPRFDEPTFELARKRAIDELQTTLSSSGTIANLRAARFLLPPDDPELRQPTARGMQMLALDDVRAYYQHAFRPDLTTIVVVGNVTAEAARSAIEREFGNWRASGPAPQVEPSPLPPNRPGEVRIPIPSGQDNVQLQQIVGLERNAPQLYPLLLGNAILGGGSLGPEQSRLFRDLRQNAGLVYTVASRLQPRRSRYLLSIEFACLPSNEGRILSLIETEISRMKTQPVGEFELALAKASIVHQTAIGTASVSAIGQSLLEDALAGYPFDQAQIDARRIAATDAASIQSAFSTYVQPENFVRTILGPQR; translated from the coding sequence GACGATCCGGCCGGCGTCCCGGGGATGGCGCACGCCCAGGAGCACATGATGTTCCGCGGGACGCGCAATCTTTCGACGAGCGAACTCGGGACGATCGCGACGGCGCTCGGCGGCTCGTTCAACGCCGCGACGAGCGACACGCTCACGCAATATCAGTTCAACGTCCCGCGCGAGGATCTCGACGCCATCCTGCGCATCGAATCGGACCGGATGCGTGAAGTCCTCGACGCGCAGGACCAGTGGCAGAACGAGCGCGGTGCAATCGAACAGGAAGTGCTGCGCGACGAATCCACGCCCGGCGCCGATTTCTTCCGCGACGCCCAGCGGATCGCATACGACGGCACGCCCTACGGACACGAAGGCGTCGGGACGAAGTCCGCCTTCGACCGGCTCACCGGACCTCAGATCAAGGCGTTTTGGGAGCGCTGGTACGCGCCCAATAACGCGCTGCTCGTCATCGCCGGCGACGTCGATCCGGCGCGCGCGCTCGAGCAGATCCGCGCGCGCTTCGAGAGCATTCCGGCGCGCACGATCGCGTCGCATGCGGCGGCGCATCTCAAGCCCGTGCCGCGCACCGTGCTCAAGCGGACGACGACGCTGATATACCCGCTGGCGGCCGTCGGTTTCCGCATGCCGGGGCTCAACGACGCCGACTTCCTCGCGTCGTTCGTGCTGCAGGGGATCCTCGGCGCCGAGCGCGGTCCGCTCCATGCGCTCCGCGATACGGGTCAAGCGCTCGACGCGGGGTGGACGTCGTTCCCGTACGTCCCCGAAGCGCAGCTCGCGTTTGCGACGGCGGCGCTCCCGCCCGGCGCCGATCCGTCCGCGATGACGGAGAAACTGCAGTCGATCCTTACCGGGTATGCCAAGCGCGGCGTTCCGCGCGAACTCTTCGAGACGACGAAGCGGCACTTGATCGCCGATCAGGAGCAGAGCCGCAACTCGATCGAAGCGCTCGCCTCCGACTGGTCGACCACGATCGCGCTCGACCGTGAACCGTCGATCGCGCACGAACAGGACTTGATCGCGAAGGTGACGCTCGACGAGGTCGACCGCGTCGCGCGCACCTACCTTGACCCGCGTCACGCGATCGTCGGGGCGCTCACGCCTTCGGCGAGCGCGTCGCGCACCGACGCGCCGACGCCGCCGCAGCGCGGGCCGGAAAACCTGCTCGCCGCCCAGCCGCCCGTCACGCACCTCCCGAGTTGGGCGGAAGACGCGATCCATCACGTCGACGTTACGCCGTCGTCGCTCGCGCCGACGCGCACCACGCTGCCGAACGGGCTGACGCTCATCGTGCAGCCGGAGACGATCTCCGACTCGGTGTTCGTGTACGGGCGGGTGAAATCGAATCCCGATCTCGAGGAACCGGCGGGGAAAGAGGGCGTCTCGGCGGTGCTCGACGCGATGTTCCCCTACGGAACGCGCACGCAGGACCGCATCGGATTTCAGCGCGCGCTCGACGACGCCGATTCGAACGCGGTTGCGGGGAGCGGCTTCGGCTTGCAGACGACCTCGAAGCAGTTTGCGCGCGGGGTCGCCCTTCTCGCCCAGAATCAGCTCCAGCCGCGTTTCGACGAGCCGACGTTCGAACTCGCGCGCAAGCGCGCGATCGACGAACTCCAGACGACGCTCTCGAGCAGCGGGACGATTGCGAACCTGCGTGCCGCGCGCTTTCTGCTGCCGCCCGACGATCCGGAACTGCGCCAGCCGACGGCGCGCGGGATGCAGATGCTCGCGCTCGACGACGTGCGCGCGTACTATCAGCACGCGTTCCGCCCCGATCTCACCACAATCGTCGTGGTCGGCAACGTGACTGCCGAAGCGGCGCGCAGCGCGATCGAGCGAGAGTTCGGCAACTGGCGCGCCAGCGGTCCCGCGCCGCAGGTCGAGCCGTCGCCGCTCCCGCCCAACCGGCCGGGCGAGGTGCGCATCCCGATCCCGAGCGGTCAGGACAACGTGCAGCTGCAGCAGATCGTCGGGCTCGAACGCAACGCGCCGCAGCTGTATCCGCTGCTGCTCGGCAACGCGATCCTCGGCGGCGGCTCGCTCGGCCCCGAACAGAGCCGGCTCTTCCGCGATCTGCGCCAGAACGCCGGACTCGTCTACACGGTCGCGTCGCGGCTCCAGCCGCGGCGTTCGCGCTACCTGCTCTCGATCGAGTTCGCGTGCCTGCCGAGCAACGAAGGGCGGATCCTCTCGCTGATCGAGACCGAGATCTCGCGGATGAAAACGCAGCCGGTCGGCGAGTTCGAACTGGCGCTGGCGAAGGCGTCGATCGTGCATCAGACGGCGATCGGCACCGCGTCGGTCAGCGCGATCGGACAGTCGCTGCTCGAAGACGCGCTGGCCGGATACCCGTTCGATCAGGCGCAGATCGACGCGCGGCGCATCGCCGCGACCGACGCGGCCTCGATTCAAAGCGCGTTTTCGACCTACGTCCAGCCGGAGAACTTCGTCCGCACGATCCTCGGACCGCAGCGCTGA
- a CDS encoding SulP family inorganic anion transporter has translation MAVQSARGPAILHALRGYSPARFRADLIAGITVGLVALPLAMAFGIASGVVPQAGIYTAIIGGFLVALVGGSRTQVAGPTGAFVVIVAAIIAKHGVSGLLLVTVMRAASCWSWG, from the coding sequence ATGGCCGTTCAGTCCGCCCGCGGGCCGGCGATCCTTCACGCACTGCGGGGATACTCGCCGGCACGTTTTCGCGCCGATCTGATCGCCGGAATCACGGTCGGCCTGGTGGCGCTTCCGCTCGCCATGGCGTTCGGGATTGCATCCGGCGTTGTGCCGCAGGCGGGGATCTACACGGCGATCATCGGCGGCTTTCTCGTCGCGCTCGTCGGGGGCTCGCGCACGCAGGTCGCCGGACCGACCGGCGCATTCGTCGTGATCGTCGCCGCGATCATCGCGAAGCACGGCGTCTCCGGCCTCCTGCTCGTCACCGTGATGCGGGCTGCATCCTGCTGGTCCTGGGGTTGA
- a CDS encoding STAS domain-containing protein produces the protein MRTVIADLTLAVEVGMALAALLYIYRISQTTTVSLVTPEDVEDGRIHILQDKPMPPYVSIVRIHGPFLFGTTETLLEQTGDVERYAPIVILRLRNMTAIDATGLHALELLSERLKRSGRTLLLCGARDQPKRFLERAEFVGKIGPTNILPNVHAALDRASEIHDRFDGSATSSHTT, from the coding sequence GTGCGGACCGTGATCGCCGATCTGACCCTCGCCGTCGAGGTCGGGATGGCGCTCGCGGCGCTGCTCTACATCTACCGCATTTCGCAAACCACGACCGTTTCGCTGGTCACGCCCGAAGACGTCGAAGACGGGCGCATCCACATTCTGCAGGACAAGCCGATGCCGCCGTACGTCTCGATCGTGCGCATCCACGGCCCGTTCCTCTTCGGGACGACGGAGACGCTGCTCGAGCAGACCGGCGACGTCGAGCGGTACGCCCCGATCGTCATTCTGCGGCTGCGCAACATGACGGCAATCGACGCGACGGGGCTGCACGCGCTCGAGCTGCTGAGCGAACGGCTGAAACGTTCGGGCCGCACGCTCCTGCTTTGCGGCGCCCGCGATCAGCCCAAGCGTTTCCTCGAGCGCGCCGAGTTCGTCGGGAAGATCGGGCCGACCAACATCCTTCCGAACGTCCATGCCGCGCTCGATCGCGCGAGCGAGATCCACGACCGCTTCGACGGATCGGCGACGAGTTCGCACACGACATGA
- a CDS encoding SDR family NAD(P)-dependent oxidoreductase, with protein MMSLRGRTAIVAGASGGIGSATVRALLARGMNVVLAAPQDALLDAIAAEIAPFGTRTLTVPTDITSRRDVDLAVARTLVAFGRVDALVNVAGTSTSPSLADASDADIERVLAVNLLGAARMMHAVIPVMQAQRAGAIVNIGSIAGEAGIMGVYSGSKFGLRGLNDSVRREMRQYGVGVTLIEPGFVATPMNAAMANLPGPEIVADAIVRAIERPRRRVIVPASYRLPVLLVQAFPGLTDLVFGDRRIQALLNRDARAERANVPS; from the coding sequence ATGATGTCACTGCGCGGCCGGACGGCGATCGTCGCCGGTGCCTCGGGCGGGATCGGCTCCGCAACCGTGCGCGCGCTGCTCGCGCGCGGGATGAACGTCGTCCTTGCGGCACCGCAGGATGCGCTGCTCGACGCGATCGCCGCCGAGATCGCGCCGTTCGGCACGCGAACGCTGACGGTGCCGACCGATATCACCTCGCGCCGCGACGTCGATCTCGCCGTCGCGCGCACGTTGGTCGCGTTCGGGCGCGTCGACGCGCTCGTCAACGTCGCGGGGACCAGCACGAGCCCGTCGTTGGCGGATGCGAGCGATGCCGACATCGAACGCGTGCTGGCGGTGAACCTGCTCGGGGCCGCGCGGATGATGCATGCGGTAATCCCCGTGATGCAGGCGCAGCGGGCCGGCGCGATCGTCAACATCGGGTCGATCGCGGGCGAAGCGGGGATCATGGGCGTCTACTCTGGTTCGAAATTCGGGCTGCGCGGCTTGAACGACTCGGTGCGGCGCGAGATGCGGCAGTACGGTGTCGGCGTGACGCTGATCGAGCCGGGGTTCGTCGCGACGCCGATGAACGCGGCGATGGCGAACCTGCCCGGCCCCGAGATCGTGGCCGACGCGATCGTTCGCGCGATCGAACGGCCCCGCCGCCGCGTCATCGTCCCCGCCTCGTATCGCCTTCCGGTGCTGCTGGTCCAGGCGTTTCCGGGTTTGACCGACCTCGTCTTCGGCGACCGCCGGATCCAAGCGCTCCTCAACCGCGACGCGCGCGCCGAGCGCGCGAACGTGCCGTCGTGA